The nucleotide sequence CTGCAAGTTTAACTGACATCCAAGACTTGTTAGACAACTTAAATACAagtcacaataaaatgtaaaagcagTTTTGACGAGAAGAATGATACCACTCTCACGTCtatacagtaaataataaactaaagctagcagcttgttagcttagcttagcacaaagactggaaacagggaaacagctgACTTGGCTCTGTCCAAGTGTAACGAAATTCACCCACCAGCAACTCTAAAGCTCATAAATGAACATGTTAcatctcgtttgtttaatctgtactaAAAACctaagtgtaaaaatgacaattcgCCATTTTATGAGGGGTTATGTGGAGGACTATTTCTTTCTACAAGAAATTGTCCAACACATAACCCTGATAAATcaactttggtttttgtacggagccaggctagctgtttcccttagtttccaatctttatgctaagctaaactaaccaACTGCTAGCAGTAGTTTTGTACTCTCTGTCAGTGTAttataaaatgttgaaatattagtataataataatatttctttttttaaagaaaaaaacaagaagaagaagaaaaacatggaCTGAAAACAAGATAACCAATCACAAACATCTTGTCTCAAATGAGATATTGACATGGATGGACAGAATTTAGTACGCTAGGTTAGACAAGACTGCGCTTCACAAGACAGTGCTGAGGTTTGGCCAGGGGAAAAGGCCAACAACAGTGTGTGTACGCTTAATAAATCTGCAAACAAAGCCAGTAGAAATGATTATGATAAAAAGCCTGCTTCTCTACTTGACCACAAACCCACAATATCGACAGCCTAATTGTAATGCCTATTTATTACACAACAGCCATTACTCCAACTCAGCTGACTGGACCTGAGAGCGCCTGAGAAGTCTTAAGTGATCCGTGGAGTGTGTTTGTACATATGTGTGCATTACAGTAGCATGGATGAATGGATTAGAGCTAGGGCTAAGGCACACAGTTTAAAGACGATTATGTAATATGTTTAGACCCATCAGCTCTTTATAGTTGCACATGAGGGAAACAAGAAACACTCGCATTGTCCGGGTCATACAGATGTGAGTTAGTGagtgtcagtgtttgtgtctctgtgtgtatctCTATTGCTGCTCTTCTTCGTATTAATAATTGAGGGATAAAACTCCAATCTACAAAAAGACCCTCCTTCCCTGCTTCCTGGTgctccgtctgtctgtctttcttacaaacacacacacacacacacacacacaccctctgcAGTTAGCGCTGCGTCAGGCAGATTATATAACAGCAGAGGGTGTAAGAGTGAGGGGAAAGAGGGCGTGTGGAGGGAGAGGATGGGGGTAAAGAGAACAGGGTATATTGATAAAGGTAGAGGATTGTACTTTGGATCAAATTTACATCAGGATATCTATATGTTACAATTGTTAGTGAACTATTGAAAACCGACGCAGAAAACtcattcatattcattcatattttgatgtagaaaaacacaaaaaacattgattcaatgcaatgttttttgtgtttttttacagcAAAATCCCATTATCCTATTATACTCTTATACTGTTATAAACCTTCAAATATATTCTCTAAGTGGTCAAACAACTCACAGTAGAGCAGATCATGGTGTAGTAGAGCCTGTTAATGCTCACTTAGATATCAAATCTGGGAACCAAGATGTCTTGATATGTGAGTTTTGTCAGACATACATTCATAATGGGAGACAATTATCACGTGCTATttgaaaaacacatacaaagcATACACATCCTCACGCCAGCAGACACACACGTTTACTTATGTTACTTTTAGGGACATTACATAGACATTCAAAATCAGCTTTTTCCCCAATTGAGGACATGGCTTTTGTCTCCAATTGGACAAGCTGTCCCCAATCAACTTGTCTGCAATGTGTCCCAGAAGGTTGCATAAGTCAGACCAAAATGATGTTACACAAACACGCATATAAACTAATGAAGTTTACAGTGCATTGGTGCTTCACAGCTGACTCTGTTCGTGCTGATGTCCTCGTCTCTGCTGCCCACTGAGCTGTTAACTGCTGTTTTCCTCCAGCCAACGTAACATCACACGTGACACACAAAATCACCTGTCAGGACTTTGTCTTTGTGCCTTTGGCCAAAAATATATCCACCCTGTGCATCTTGAATAAGTCATGATCCTAAAAGGCCGACCCTCAACTTCAGAACCTGATTATGCTACGTTCCCAGGCTCCCTGTGCTTCCCAGATGCTCCAGCCTACATCTCTTTCCCTATTCCGACCCCCTACCGACGCTGCCATGACTGCATTTCAGTCCGTCTTACCCCCTTCCACTCTGCAACATCATCGTGCCTCTTTCCTCCCTTTTGCCATCATCAGTCCATCTGAAAATGTTCCTAAAATTGTCAGATATATCCTCCCATCCTCTCACTACTGACTCTTTGTCTCCCTTCCTCTAAATCCCTTGGGGTGCTGGGCTGCAGTGCTATCAGTGGCCCTACTAGACCTCTCTTAGTTCAGTGACGAGTGAGGGGCAGCTGGCTCAATGCTGCCACCTCATGTGAGCGGAGGCCTGTTAGGTTTTTTTGTtggaaaaaagagaggaagtgttgccccctgctggtgtACAAGTACTCCAAACctgtatgcatgcacacacacacacacacacattcagtttcaTGCTTGCACCCACAAATTaaactacataaaaaaacatatcttCAGATCACTCAAACAGAATGTAATTGTACATGACAGCACAGCTGGCATCTTTTCCTCTCAATGGTCTGTGTGGCAAGAATTAAGCTGAATCCATCCACAAGCATGAGGGAATTGAAACTAAAAATATGAGCTTCTGgtgagacaaacaaaaacacgaGCCCTGCTCACATTCCTACATCATACGAGaggtttatttgtgtgtgagtggggaGAAATCGCTGCTGTTTGCCTCTGGTAGCGTCTGTTTATGTCTATTTATGTCTATTTATGTCTATTTATGTCACAGTACAGAACACTTCAGATCACAATGCCCAAACAGGAAGAAATTAAATCCCAGCATCACTGATGACATAATCAAGCAGCTGAATGATATTGCAGTCCCTGTGGAAGAGGGGCTTTTCAGAGCAATGGGATTATACAACAAGATCGCACTGTCACTGGCCAGTGTACACGCAGCAGTGTGCCTATTATATTCTAACAGACTgacacagacatgcagacagGCTCACTagttctgttatgaattggcgctattatataaataaaaattaatttaatttaatagtgTGGGGGGTTATTGCATAGTTCAGTCACACTTTAGCATCAATCTGAAAAGTGTGGGAGGTGATATTTAGAGTTGGCCAGCCTAACTAGCCCAACCAGACATAGCTAAAGTTATGTGTAAATATGTCAAGTGATGAGCTATTGTCATGTAATATGCATCCAGGGTTAAGCAGCAGTTTTGCATTTTCTTctaggcttttaatttgaaatgtccCTGACTTTAtaagtttatttttcatattttctgtggGTTTTCAGACCTGTGTTGGGTCCCAGTGATTAATTTTCTTGTCTACATTCTAGTCCTTTAATATACTTGTGAAGAGAAAGCCTGCAGTCATGTCCAGAGTACCTTGTATCCCCTCCAGAAAGCCTGGATGAGCAGAGCAGCCTGATCCTCGctcagcagcagaaacagagggATGGGAGGCCTGGGACTGAAGAcagggggagaaagaaagagaggaaaaagtgTGACAAGAGACAAAACAGGATGGTGTATTGTCTCATCTGCATAACACCAAACGCAGCATGTATTGgtgaatgtgaatgtttgtgtgtgttattttcctTGATATTAAGGAGTGTTTTACGTGTTTTGTGAGACGCTGGAGAGTTGACAGGAACCTGGTGACCATGAAACTCCGAAAGGCCAAAGAcaaatttcaaataaaacaggAGTTTCATTTCTTGACAATCACTGAATTTGCAGGTAGCAGCTGTAGTGTGTACGTCTTTGTGTGACAGGTGACACTCACTGCATGCTAAGCCAGTCCTTGACAAAGGGGATATCATGGAAGTTTACTGGGATCTGTCCTTGCCTGCGGGGGTTGCGGCTGAAGAAAAAGGCAGTAAATATGTTACACGCAATATTTTGCACACACAGCTCTCAACATATTACATTACAGAGAACTGACAGGGTGAGATGAGGTGAACAATGAAGAGaaagttgtatgtgtgtgtgtgggagggaaGGAGGGCTCTTACTTGTAGAGCCACTCAGTTAGGAAGTCGCACGGGTTAAATGCTGTTATTTTCCTCTACAACACAAATGAAAGCAATCAATGCCATGCATCATCCAGAATAACAAGTATTCAGCATTACTTTTACTCACTACATGAgaaaaaaatgagagaaagtCATACACATAAACTACtgctgtgaaataaatgtaaagtaaaaatgttgcAATATTTCAACCAAACACATAATTTCCTTTGATTTCACAGGTTTTAAATCAAtctgttgtcattttaacaatatGGGCCGCCTGTAGTTTGTTAGTCAAATGTTTATAAGAAAGTTCAGACCTCGAAACAGCCGTGTTTCCGGGCTTCTTTTAGCAAAGCCTCCAGTCCAGGCAGCAACACTGGAAACACTCTCCTCTCCAAAAAACGTGTAATGCgtgctgacacaaacacacaaacacaaatttgtACAATATGTATACGGACGAGGATAGCAGAGATATTTGCATCCGTCTTACGTTCACGCAGCTGTGGTGGCGAAGTAGTTTCAGCTGTTGACAGGCACGTCTGGCTTGAAAGATAAGGTTTTCCTAACACAGAGTAGCCAGCAAGAGCAGGGTGGCTAAGAAGAGGGTCAAAGTCTCTCAGAGGTTCATCCTCCACAAACTCCTAATGAAACCAATGACAAATAATTTCTGAGGACAGAATCCAAACTAATCAGACACAGGGATGAATGACCTGAATGATAAACTGACCTTGGCTGTGGTGAGTCCATATAAGACCGGGGAAGGTGTACTTGTGCTATACTGGGAGAGCTGGGTGCTAACTGAGCTGATATCTGTCCACACAGCACTGGGAGGActtggctgctctgcctcatactctgaaaaaaacaacacattaaacaaaacataaacacagcttttatttttcacaaaagcttaaacaaacagaacattATTATCTTACCTTCACACACTTGTTGCCAAAGGGATTTTTTGGCACTGCTTATGTTCGCCATTATTGTGTAATGGTTGCCAGGGACTCGCTGGGTGCCAGGGAAGTAGTCATGCCTCTGACTTCCGGTGTAAACACAAGTTAGGagtacaaaaaaaagattttctaaAAAGTGTCCCGAACACAACACGGCAGCTCACCGTAAATATATGTACAAACTGAGTCCGGCTCTAGGGAACTTGATAGCCTAGTGCTTCAATACTTAAGGTATACGGACACTTCTTATAACCGTGATGTAACACATTCTGATAACGGTACTAGTAGCACAATGTGCgctaaaaacagacaacagtgTAATTTATCCCAAACAAAAGAACAGTTTGCTGAGCTGAATGATTTTCCATAAATAGCCTACTGCTCCTGCTTGTCTCGATGTGTGCCGCATCCTAGGTTGTCTAGTttaggaaataaataaacaaggtCGTGTTTATGTCCTATGAGCTATTGTAAAAATCTGTGTAGGAATAAATGACTGCAGCACGTCTCTGTCCCCGCTAGAAGGCAGCAGATAACTTGCtattaataatgtgtttttcatctttcaacacaaagtggaAAACTGGAGAGGCTAAAATGGCTAAAGGCTTCAGGAACTAAACGTTAACTCtaacaaagattaaaaaaatatgattttacatTTGACTATATTTTGGGGGAAAGCACAATTATTTTTGAGACAGTAGCCTTTAGCCTACCACTCAATTCCTACTTTGTAGGCCTACATTTGCACCTCTTAATTGCGGCTCATTTTTGTTTACTCAATAAGATAACttgtaaatattattttctcaGTAAATTCTAAATCTAACTGCTTAACCATGACTCCAGATTGTAGATATCAATGCCTGTAACAACCCCTTATATTATTTTTACCAAACACCATAATCTTAAAATTAAGGTATGTGGTTTGTttgaacataaaaataaaattaatggtATTTCTaagatttttgtattttttgtgtgtggtttgtttCAAACCGCTTGCCATCTTgtacttttgtttcttttagtCAAGATGTATAGTAATAGCATTCATGATGTATTACTTTGCTCTTTTACCAGGAAAAAGGTCAGTCCTTTATGTCAGATCCATTATTGTTAGCTCCAAATAAATGTTAAGGATCAACCAAAACAGCAATATTGTAGCACACATTTTTCTCTACTAATATGAAAAGAGCTGAGGATTAAGCTGTTGAAAATAGCATAATAATCTTAAACCATGATCACGTTATTCACAGAAGTTCTTCAAAATTAAAGTCTTTATTGGAATATATTCCAAAGCAGTTAAGTCATCTCATGACTGAACAAAAATAGccatttatctttaaaaaaaagtcccaAGATGGTTCCAAAATGCACTGAACAGCTTTTGACAAAATATACATTGCAGTAACTCATATATTGCCGTCACTAACTGACTTGTTAATAAATAAGATAGtgaacaaaacatttcttctaTACATAGCATTTTAGACTTACCCATATTTGCAATCAAAGTTGAtgactacacacacacccattttaaaacaaactgtGAAGACCTGTGCCACAAACATTTCTCTTAACAAGTTGTTGCAGTGCATCCTGACATtatcaaaccaaaacaaaaaaacaccacaatgtAGAAATAATGGTAgtaatacaataataacaagatgatttttttttataaagcaaCACTGATAAAAGCAGATTTTATAAAGGACCAACTTTCAACAATGAAATATACAGATTACATTCCTTTAGGGTTTCAGAATAGAGGGAGCCCATGTGAGGAGGACGTTTATTACTGAGCTAGAGGGAGACACAGAGTCCCCCTcttgataaaaacagaaaggaaaaaaatcacactCTTGTCTACAGGtgtagttatattatttagcGTTCAACATTGATTGGTAATTTGAGATCCAGGCACAGACTCAAACCTTCAGAGAGGACACACTCATGTAAAATCTATGGTGCATGTAAAAGTTAAGGGTATGGTTCGGGAAGAGTCTCATGCTAGAATCAATCCTGGAGTCCATCCATAACCAGACACGTGTTGTCTAATGTACACAGTGAAGAGCCTCCTAATATTCATACTATATAGTGTTGCTGTGAAGTTAAAGAATGACTCCACATAAGAAAACATTCAAAGCCTGTCCAGCATGTTCAGttccaaaaaagaaaatcttagTTATGCTGTGTGGAAAAATGATGCCAAGCCTTGAATGTAGTGAACCTTTCGTGTGAGTGTGGTCCAGTCCTGCAGGCTGCCCAGTTAAAGTCATTGCAGAGATGTGACAGCAACAAAAGGGAGTGACATGCCTGGACAGCATCGCAGGCAAAAGGTACAGTGGCTTTGATCCTGAAAATATGAGACTAACAGGAAATCAAAGATAAATACAGATGATTAAGAACAGAAACCAAATCAGACAAATTGGTGTAAGAGGAAATGGAAGAGATGAGTCTGTAATCCCCCATTTCAAGCGTCCACCTCCCTGCAGAAGTGGAAGGTGCCAAGAGTTGGGTGGATTTATCCGCTCAGTGGAGCCTGCGGCCCCTCACGGGCTGATTCAGTGCAAGAGACCTTT is from Micropterus dolomieu isolate WLL.071019.BEF.003 ecotype Adirondacks linkage group LG02, ASM2129224v1, whole genome shotgun sequence and encodes:
- the iqck gene encoding IQ domain-containing protein K isoform X2, translated to MANISSAKKSLWQQVCEEYEAEQPSPPSAVWTDISSVSTQLSQYSTSTPSPVLYGLTTAKEFVEDEPLRDFDPLLSHPALAGYSVLGKPYLSSQTCLSTAETTSPPQLREPRITRFLERRVFPVLLPGLEALLKEARKHGCFERKITAFNPCDFLTEWLYNRNPRRQGQIPVNFHDIPFVKDWLSMHPRPPIPLFLLLSEDQAALLIQAFWRGYKIRARPDVQELRQWQKELRENRDIAKTVEQFWVLRESRVGSAMTDLPESPEPGNSHVSIHVISPSPQSTLVYTPTAQLTHEGARTTPLSELCMLIWLPGRDPHLSGGSEWLPQPPPADTAEQQMWSRNAWWH
- the iqck gene encoding IQ domain-containing protein K isoform X3; translation: MANISSAKKSLWQQVCEEYEAEQPSPPSAVWTDISSVSTQLSQYSTSTPSPVLYGLTTAKEFVEDEPLRDFDPLLSHPALAGYSVLGKPYLSSQTCLSTAETTSPPQLREPRITRFLERRVFPVLLPGLEALLKEARKHGCFERKITAFNPCDFLTEWLYNRNPRRQGQIPVNFHDIPFVKDWLSMQVSWSPGSCQLSSVSQNTPRPPIPLFLLLSEDQAALLIQAFWRGYKIRARPDVQELRQWQKELRENRDIAKTVEQFWVLRESRAPRAPWSTPPPPS
- the iqck gene encoding IQ domain-containing protein K isoform X1, with product MANISSAKKSLWQQVCEEYEAEQPSPPSAVWTDISSVSTQLSQYSTSTPSPVLYGLTTAKEFVEDEPLRDFDPLLSHPALAGYSVLGKPYLSSQTCLSTAETTSPPQLREPRITRFLERRVFPVLLPGLEALLKEARKHGCFERKITAFNPCDFLTEWLYNRNPRRQGQIPVNFHDIPFVKDWLSMQVSWSPGSCQLSSVSQNTPRPPIPLFLLLSEDQAALLIQAFWRGYKIRARPDVQELRQWQKELRENRDIAKTVEQFWVLRESRVGSAMTDLPESPEPGNSHVSIHVISPSPQSTLVYTPTAQLTHEGARTTPLSELCMLIWLPGRDPHLSGGSEWLPQPPPADTAEQQMWSRNAWWH